A stretch of DNA from Chlorogloeopsis sp. ULAP01:
CTTCGCTCTCGTCCGGGAACATAATGTTCTGCTTCTGAGTTACCTCCAGATATCGCTCCCTAGCTGTTAAAGTCCGATCCAATATCTTTTGAATGTGGCGTAATGGTATCCTGGCATTCTGCTTAAGGGATAAATCAACAGGAGCAGTATGTCTCAACCCTCTGCCTTCTTCGCCTCAAATCCTCACCTTGCCATTGCTATTAACACTTGCCGCCACTATTTGAGTGCGCTTTGATGCGTTGCCACCAGATAGATCGCGTAATAATCCCATTAGTGCAGGCACTACCGTTGGTGTCAGGATGGTGGAAAATGCCAAACCACCCGTAAGTACAATACCTAAACCTTGATATAGTTCAGAACCTTGACCTGGTAAGATTGCCAAGGGCAACATCCCCAAAACGCTGGTGCCGGCTGACATGAAAATCGCACGCAGGCGGTCATTGGTGGCGTTGTACAATGAACTATCAAATTCTTCTCCTGCTTCTTGGAGTTGTAAGGCACGGTCAACAAGTAGAATTGCGTTATTGACAACAACACCAGTAAGAATTACAAATCCTAGTGCTGTAATCATATCCAGAGGCACGTTCATGCCCAGAATGCGATTGGCAAGCACCAAACTCAAAAGAGCGCCGCTCATCCCCATTGGTAATGTTGCCATAATCACCACTGGGTAGAGAAATGATTTATAAAGTGCAACCAACAGCAGATAAGTAACTAACACCGAGAGTATAAAAGCTGTAGCTAATTGCGAAACTGTAGTTGCCAATTGATCGGCTGAACCAGACAATTCTAAGCGATCGCCCCCAGACAAGCTAGCACGCAGGGGAGCCAGAATTTCATTTTCGGTACGTTCTACCAGGGTTGCCAAAGGTGCATCCGGTGCCAGGGAAGCGGTAAGAGAGATTGACCGCTCTAAATTTATATGATTAATAACATCTGCTCCAGTAGTTTCACGTACTTCTGCTACGTCTTGTAGCTGTACTTGCCTTCCCTGGCTATACAACGGTAGTTGACGCAATTGTTCGGGCGTTTCCACAAAGGTATTTTTTAATTCTACAGAAACATCCAGTGGCTCTTTACCATCAATGTAATCGGAGGCAATACGTCCACCTAGTGCCGCTTCTACCATTTCGCCTATTTCTGCTTCTGAAAGTCCAACTTCCGCAAGACGTTCTCGAATAGGAATTACTTGCAGTTCTCCTGTTCCCATAACAAAGTTAGAACGGACACTACGCACACCAGGTAAAGCCCGGATCTTGTCAGAAATTTCCTTCTCTAACTTGCTCAACTCATCCAAATTTGCTCCAATGATATCAACCTCAAACTCCTTACCCGGATCGCGGAAGATAGAGACGCGGGTTGGTATGATGAATCGATAGCCAGCAAAATCATTGCTCTTAGCTCGCATCTTGTCCACCATATCAGCAAGTCCTTTGGTGGTAGCAAATTCTGGTTTAAGAATTGTAGCAACGCCACGAAGCGCCCCCGGACGGTCAATATACATAATGCGATCAACTTCAGGCTGCGATCGCAAAAATGCCTGTAGTGGTTCTGACTGGCGTATGGCTTCGGGAATGCTAGTACCAGGTAAGGGTTCTGCCCGCCACTGCACAAGATTGCGGTTGCCTTCTGGTAAATAGTCAGCAGGAGGCAGAAGGAATATACTGATAAAAAGTAAAGCAATAGGTATCGAAAGAATCAAGAGCCTGCGCCCTACTCGCTTGCGCCCTAGCGACCAACTCACAGTAGCAGCAAGCAGATTTTCCAATTTACCTTGAAAATACCGAAATGTAGCAGAAGATCTCGCAACAGCACGTTCTAACCAGTTACCACCTCGATAATTTCCTCCTTGTAGCATTTGCATCGCTTCCGATTGCTTCAGGAAAAGTCCAGATAGCATCGGTACTAAAGTCAATGCCGCAAATAGTGAGAACAGCGAAGATGCAGAAAGAGCGATCGCCATATCTGCATACAACTGTCCTGCTTCTCCCGTCACCATAATCAAGGGTACAAACACCACTACGTTTGTCAGCGTCGAACCCAACATTGCCCCCCAGACTTCCTGAGTACCCTCAATTGCGGCATTTAAGGCACTTTTTCCCTGCTGCATATGGGTAAAAATATTTTCAATTACCACAATGGCGTTATCTACCACCATCCCCACAGCAAACGCCAACCCCGCCAAACTAATGATGTTTAGTGTTCTGCCTAACGCCGCCATCACTATAAACACCATAACTAGCGTTGTGGGAATCGTCAGCGCCACAACTGCCACCGTCTGCATCGAACCGAGAAACAAAATTAAAACAATTGTTGCCAACAGCGCTCCAGTCACTAAGTTTCCTTGCACGAAGGATACCGACTGGTTAATATATTCGCTTTCGTCATAGTTGTAAGCAAAGCGAATGCCCTCATTACGCTGATCAAAATCAGCTTGCAGTTCGGTAATTGCGGCTCGGATCCCCTTTGCTACTTCCGGCACATTCGCTCCAATTTGACGAATCACGCCCACAGCAACCGCAGGTGTACCATTAAACATGAGGGCGCTGTCTTGCGGTTTGCGCCCCATTGTCACTTCTGCCACATCTCGCAGATACACAGTCCCACCCTCATCCTTCCTGAGGATAAATCCTTCAATTTGCTTGATGTCTTGCGATCGGCTTACCGTCCGTACTCGATATTCGCGCCGCCCCAAAATTAAAGGCCCACCCCTAATGTCACGGTTATTTTCCCGTAAGACTCGTACCACATCTCCAATGGTGAGATTACGATCAGAAAGAGCTTTCGGATCAATTCTGACTTCAACTTCTCGTTGTTGTCCACCCACAACCAGAAACTGTCCCACACCTGCCACCCGCCGCAAACGCGGTACTACAACCTCTTCTGCCAAATCTCGATAACGATTCGGATCGGCTTGGAAGTTGTCTTTGGTGGCAAAGGGAATCCACATCATCGGCGCACTATTACCGCCTACCAGTTCTACATCAGACTCTTGAGCTTCCTCTGGCAAACTCGGCACTTGCTGCAAACGATTGATTACATCCAATAAACGGCTTTCTAAATTTACACCGTCGGCAAATTCCAAAGTAATATTGCTGCGTCCGTTACGTGAAGTACTGGTAATTTCCTGCACACCCAACACTTCTTCCATTCGTTCTTCAATTGGACGGGTAATTAAGTCTTCCACTTCTGTTGGACTTGCACCAGGGTAGGGAGTAGTGATAGTAATTTCCGGGCGATCGCCTCCTGGTTGCAATTCCAAGGGCATCCTTAACAGCGAGAAAATACCCAATAGAGCTAGCAAGCAAAATAAAACAAATGTGCCGTGCCGCCAGCGAACAGCAGTTTGGATGAAATTCATAATAATTTGTCGTGTAAAATAAATTATCTATTTAGGCAAGGAAATAGGGAACGGGGAACAGGTGACAGAGAAGAGGGAAACAAACAAAACTCTGCGTTCCTCTGCGTTATCCTCAGCGCTCCTCTGCGTTTGAATCATTGAAATGTTTATATGCCCGAACGAGGCTGACTCTCCAAAACCTTCACTGCCGCCCCATCAGACAAACCGTCACCACCGCGCAAAACTATCCGTTCTCCCGCCCGTAACTGTGGGTGAGAAATTGCTACATTTCTACCCATATCGGCAACCATTTCCACTTCTAACTGTCTAGCTTTACCATTAGCAACAGTAAAGACAAGCCATTGATTTTGTCGCCTTGTCAGGGCATCACGAGAGACAACAAAGCTGGGTTGATTGGATGGCATCACAAGATTACCTGCGATCGCCATCCCCGGTAGCAATCTTTGGGGTGGGTTATCTAGCTGCACTCGCACTCGCTGCCTTCTAGATGCTGCATCTGCGGCTGGAACTACTGCTGTTATTTTTGTACGTTCTTTCCATTGGGGCAATGCCCGCGCAGTTAATTCTATCGGCATCCCTGGGGTAACTTTACCGCTTAGTTCCTCTGGTAGCTCTAGAAAAATATCGAGAGCATTCCCCGATACCAATGTCACAATTTGATCGGAATCTTGCACGAGATCGCCGCGACTGATATGGCGTGCTTGCACAACTCCAGATTCTAAAGAAAGAATCCGAGTGCGTTGCTGGGCTAACTTTGCCTGATTTAAAGCTGCTTCTGCTGCTGCTACGTTTGCTTTTTGGGCTGCTATTTCTTCTTTGATCGGCCCTGCTTTTGCTTCTGCTAAGGCTGCTTGCGCTGCTAGCTTTTGTCCTCGTGCTTCATCTACAGCACTTGTTACTTCTACTAGTACCCTTTGCGACAATGCACCCTGCTTTACCAAATCTGTGGTGCGTGTGAGGTTATCTCGTGCTTCTTGCTCTCGTGCCTGGGCAGAAGTAACTGCCGCTTGTCTTTGGGCAATGATTTCGGGACGAGTTCCTACTTCCAAACGGGCAAGGTTGCTGCGTTGCTGTGCTAACTCTGCTCGCGCCCGTGATATTGCTAACTGCTGATCGGAATCATCTAAAATGGCGATCGCCATTCCTGTTTTGACGCGATCGCCTGGTCTAACTAAAATGTCTTTAACTATACCTCCAGTTTGGGCGCGAATCGTTGA
This window harbors:
- a CDS encoding efflux RND transporter permease subunit, which encodes MNFIQTAVRWRHGTFVLFCLLALLGIFSLLRMPLELQPGGDRPEITITTPYPGASPTEVEDLITRPIEERMEEVLGVQEITSTSRNGRSNITLEFADGVNLESRLLDVINRLQQVPSLPEEAQESDVELVGGNSAPMMWIPFATKDNFQADPNRYRDLAEEVVVPRLRRVAGVGQFLVVGGQQREVEVRIDPKALSDRNLTIGDVVRVLRENNRDIRGGPLILGRREYRVRTVSRSQDIKQIEGFILRKDEGGTVYLRDVAEVTMGRKPQDSALMFNGTPAVAVGVIRQIGANVPEVAKGIRAAITELQADFDQRNEGIRFAYNYDESEYINQSVSFVQGNLVTGALLATIVLILFLGSMQTVAVVALTIPTTLVMVFIVMAALGRTLNIISLAGLAFAVGMVVDNAIVVIENIFTHMQQGKSALNAAIEGTQEVWGAMLGSTLTNVVVFVPLIMVTGEAGQLYADMAIALSASSLFSLFAALTLVPMLSGLFLKQSEAMQMLQGGNYRGGNWLERAVARSSATFRYFQGKLENLLAATVSWSLGRKRVGRRLLILSIPIALLFISIFLLPPADYLPEGNRNLVQWRAEPLPGTSIPEAIRQSEPLQAFLRSQPEVDRIMYIDRPGALRGVATILKPEFATTKGLADMVDKMRAKSNDFAGYRFIIPTRVSIFRDPGKEFEVDIIGANLDELSKLEKEISDKIRALPGVRSVRSNFVMGTGELQVIPIRERLAEVGLSEAEIGEMVEAALGGRIASDYIDGKEPLDVSVELKNTFVETPEQLRQLPLYSQGRQVQLQDVAEVRETTGADVINHINLERSISLTASLAPDAPLATLVERTENEILAPLRASLSGGDRLELSGSADQLATTVSQLATAFILSVLVTYLLLVALYKSFLYPVVIMATLPMGMSGALLSLVLANRILGMNVPLDMITALGFVILTGVVVNNAILLVDRALQLQEAGEEFDSSLYNATNDRLRAIFMSAGTSVLGMLPLAILPGQGSELYQGLGIVLTGGLAFSTILTPTVVPALMGLLRDLSGGNASKRTQIVAASVNSNGKVRI
- a CDS encoding efflux RND transporter periplasmic adaptor subunit; this translates as MNTSEAKVSNSDLHSDTPDVQKLKSRNRKPWLWLLLALSLTVNSIFLWRMFAWSGTSKPALAQQQPTAPPKRPVETVILTRGNATTSVSLLGQVEASQQSTIRAQTGGIVKDILVRPGDRVKTGMAIAILDDSDQQLAISRARAELAQQRSNLARLEVGTRPEIIAQRQAAVTSAQAREQEARDNLTRTTDLVKQGALSQRVLVEVTSAVDEARGQKLAAQAALAEAKAGPIKEEIAAQKANVAAAEAALNQAKLAQQRTRILSLESGVVQARHISRGDLVQDSDQIVTLVSGNALDIFLELPEELSGKVTPGMPIELTARALPQWKERTKITAVVPAADAASRRQRVRVQLDNPPQRLLPGMAIAGNLVMPSNQPSFVVSRDALTRRQNQWLVFTVANGKARQLEVEMVADMGRNVAISHPQLRAGERIVLRGGDGLSDGAAVKVLESQPRSGI